The following DNA comes from Mycoplasma phocoenae.
TACACAAGATAAACTATGTATATATTAAAATTTATATATATACTTTTATTTTTCTAAAGGAGGTTTATGAAAGAAAAAAATATACCCGCAATTCAACTTACTGATGTAAGTGTTGATTTTGGTCAATTAAATGCAATAGATAAACTCTCGTTTTCGGTCGAAAAAGGTGAGCTTGTGTCAATACTGGGACCTTCAGGATCAGGTAAGTCAACAACATTAAATGTCATATCTGGTCTGGTAGGTGTAACAAATGGAAAAATTTATTTTAATGGTCAAGATGTTACAAAAACTAGTCCTCAAGATCGCAAGTTAGGACTGGTTTTTCAAAACTATGCATTGTATTCGCATATGAATGTTTATGACAATATTGCGTTTCCATTATTTAGTGACAAAAATTGAAAAAAATCGATAAAAGAATCTGCTGATAAAGCTCAACATAATGTACTGAAACTAATTATTGAAAAATCAAACATCAAAAATCTTGATACTAAGGAATTTGATCGAGCGTTTGACAATAAAATAAAAGCATTTGATAACGGATTGAAAAAAGTTACAGAAGCTAAACAAGCCATTGATGATTATGTTAATACAAATTATCAAAAATACAATAATGTTATAGTTAAGCAAACGAATAAAATAACTGAATTATCAAAAACCTTTATTTCAAAATTAAAAGATTATGAAAACTATTGTAAAACTACTGAAAAAATACTAGATTTTAAAAATGATTACACACTCGTAGAATATCAAAGCGGTATTAAGCAAATCATTGAAGATATGAAAAAAATTCATCAAAACATCATTCAATCTGAAAAATCATTAAGTTCTTTAGAAAAAGCCAATTGTTATATTGTGACTGAAGAAGCTGAAAAAAAACTTGTTAAAAAATTAACATTCCGTTTAAATGAATTAAAGGATTCCTCTTATGGTAATTTTTTAACTAATATTAAATTAGCCTATTTATTTAAAAACGCATATAAAGGATATGCGTTGATTGACGGAACAAAGAAGGTAGCTCAAGCTAAAAAAAATCGAATTAAAAAATATGAAAGCGAATTAAACGAACAAAAAGCAAGACTTCATCGTTTATTATCGCCACTTTCAGAAAGGGATTCGAATTTAAAATATAGACAAATTTTTCCTAAATCGTTTTTCAAACTTTATAAAAAAATAGCAATGGATATTTACAATTTAAAATACAAAATGTATTCTTTAAGATATGATATTGAAAAAAATGCTTATTACAAACTTTATAAAGCAGACAAAATGATGGTGAAATATCATACTTTAACCCATGACTATAATAAATGCGTTAGTGAGTATAAACAAACATCGCGTGAATGTTCACAAAAATATAAAGAGACATCGTCTGAAATATTGAATAAAGTATGTGAATTTTACGATATTTCAGTAAAAAATACTAATGATAAAATTGCTTTATTAAAAACAAAATTCGATGCTAAAACAACAGCAAAAATTACTGAATTAGAGAAAAATATAATTTCAATAAAAGACGCAATCAAAAGAGATGTTATTGAAATTGCAAAAAAAGTCGAAATTGATGATCTTTTAGCAAAAAAACCAAATGAAATTTCTGGGGGTCAACAACAACGAGTAGCTATTGCACGAGCTATCGTTAAAAAACCTCAAATATTGTTGCTGGATGAACCTCTGTCAAATCTTGATGCAAAACTACGTACTACAACTAGAAAATGAATAAAAGAATTACAACAAGATTTTAATATTACAACCATTTTTGTTACTCATGACCAAGAAGAAGCTATGTCAATATCGGATAAGATAGTTTGCATGTCGAAAGCAAAAATACAACAATATGGAACACCCGAAGAATTGTATTCAAATCCAAGTAATATATTTGTTGCTAAATTCATTGGAGTTCCTGAAATAAATTTATTAAAAGCGGAAGTAAGTAAAAACATAATTAAATTGAACAATATATTCACTAAAATGCTAAATAATTATTCAAAAAATAAAATATATATCGGTATTAGACCTGAAGATATTTGTTTAAAAAAGGATTCGAATATTAAAGCAAAAATAAAAGAAATTGAATATTTAGGAAAAGAAGCATATGCACAAATACATATTGAAGGTACAGACATTACTTTATCAATGTTTTTATCAAATATTCAAAAACACAAAATTGATGACGAAATCAATATTGAAATAAACACTGAAAATATATTAATGTTTGATTATGATACAGGGGTCAGATTATAAATGTTTAAATGAAGGCTGAAAAAAATTAGAAAAATACAAAATAAAGCTATCCAAAACAATAGCTTTATTTTGTTTAAAAAAACTAAATTTATTAAGCCTTTTTTATTGTTGTTGCCAAGTATTATTGTTTTGTTATTGTTCACTGTAGTACCATTTGTATATGTTATTGTAGATTCGTTTTTGATTCAAGGGGATTCAATCAAAATTACTGATATAAATGTAGGTTTAAAGAATTATGAATTTCTTTTAAAAAGCGATTATGAATTTCAAATTGCGTTGAGAAATACCATTATATATGCACTTGTTGCTTTACCAATATCTCTTTTTATATCCATTGGTGTTTCAATAACTATTTCAAATTTAACAAAAAGATATTGAAAGTCTTTTTGACAATCAATATTCTTTTTACCTTATGTTACGAGTGGAGTAGCTATATCAATTGCTTTCTTTTACTTATTTGCAGATAAAGGAATAATGACTAAAATACTCGGATTGGAAACGTACTCATGATTGACACAAAGAAGTGGGTGAAATTCTTTAATTGTTATCATATTACGTGGTGTTTGAGAAAATTTAGCATTTCAAATACTGATGTTATCTACAGCATTAATGAGTATAAACCCAATGTTATATAAAGCCTCACAAATTGATGGTGTTTCAAAAACCAGAGAGTTATTTGCAATCACTTTACCAAAAGTTAAAAGAACCTTATTATTTTTAATTACAATAGGGATTATTGGTGGAGTAAAAATATTTCCGCTTGCTTTATTTGATAATAATCCCACTCAAGCTACGTCCTATCAAGGTCAAACTATTATGACTTATATATATAGTATGCTCATGGCT
Coding sequences within:
- a CDS encoding ATP-binding cassette domain-containing protein; amino-acid sequence: MKEKNIPAIQLTDVSVDFGQLNAIDKLSFSVEKGELVSILGPSGSGKSTTLNVISGLVGVTNGKIYFNGQDVTKTSPQDRKLGLVFQNYALYSHMNVYDNIAFPLFSDKNWKKSIKESADKAQHNVLKLIIEKSNIKNLDTKEFDRAFDNKIKAFDNGLKKVTEAKQAIDDYVNTNYQKYNNVIVKQTNKITELSKTFISKLKDYENYCKTTEKILDFKNDYTLVEYQSGIKQIIEDMKKIHQNIIQSEKSLSSLEKANCYIVTEEAEKKLVKKLTFRLNELKDSSYGNFLTNIKLAYLFKNAYKGYALIDGTKKVAQAKKNRIKKYESELNEQKARLHRLLSPLSERDSNLKYRQIFPKSFFKLYKKIAMDIYNLKYKMYSLRYDIEKNAYYKLYKADKMMVKYHTLTHDYNKCVSEYKQTSRECSQKYKETSSEILNKVCEFYDISVKNTNDKIALLKTKFDAKTTAKITELEKNIISIKDAIKRDVIEIAKKVEIDDLLAKKPNEISGGQQQRVAIARAIVKKPQILLLDEPLSNLDAKLRTTTRKWIKELQQDFNITTIFVTHDQEEAMSISDKIVCMSKAKIQQYGTPEELYSNPSNIFVAKFIGVPEINLLKAEVSKNIIKLNNIFTKMLNNYSKNKIYIGIRPEDICLKKDSNIKAKIKEIEYLGKEAYAQIHIEGTDITLSMFLSNIQKHKIDDEINIEINTENILMFDYDTGVRL
- a CDS encoding carbohydrate ABC transporter permease codes for the protein MFKWRLKKIRKIQNKAIQNNSFILFKKTKFIKPFLLLLPSIIVLLLFTVVPFVYVIVDSFLIQGDSIKITDINVGLKNYEFLLKSDYEFQIALRNTIIYALVALPISLFISIGVSITISNLTKRYWKSFWQSIFFLPYVTSGVAISIAFFYLFADKGIMTKILGLETYSWLTQRSGWNSLIVIILRGVWENLAFQILMLSTALMSINPMLYKASQIDGVSKTRELFAITLPKVKRTLLFLITIGIIGGVKIFPLALFDNNPTQATSYQGQTIMTYIYSMLMANKEQFKHYSTTASVILFILGVFLSFAIRYIVILGYRINIHLGVKRVQYKIKNNKNPYKTNYQI